From a single Eleginops maclovinus isolate JMC-PN-2008 ecotype Puerto Natales chromosome 20, JC_Emac_rtc_rv5, whole genome shotgun sequence genomic region:
- the LOC134882211 gene encoding tripartite motif-containing protein 16-like, whose amino-acid sequence MDYQMKPSGSATKKRPWSCTETGASAGTGSLMCQRHSSPKVIYCCTDKQIICSVCASSEHFGHTFGSVVEERRRKQKELNIMQIKSKLILQKEENKLKKMENTLEHIQEEVRETQDYCESVLVGVIDCLQRHYMLVRERIKGPETEAQSSLQTLQLKMKELKKRDAELHQFAQTENDVRFLKKWPSLQCLCEKYLLHPLQEVSEDPLLPFEFTKRAVEQLGKQLQDICDKEFASIFQTAGGEEQQQSGGVPGVNTELNEEPKTRADFLQYACRIRLDCNTAHEDLILSAGDTEVRLSSPKSKSPARSPYRFIHRRQVLCREGLQAERCYYEVEVEGDKAEIALAYSRIYRKSLTLQSAFGANANSWSLDRSTNYSVSHRANSIQLTSLPSHRKLGVYLKFREGTLAFYEVSDTMKFLYKVQAEFTDPLYPGFWLGERCCIKICDLGL is encoded by the exons ATGGACTACCAGATGAAACCCTCTGGATCGGCAACGAAGAAGAGACCCTGGAGCTGCACAGAAACAGGAGCCTCTGCAGGCACTGGCAGCCTTATGTGTCAGAGGCACTCCAGCCCGAAAGTGATCTACTGCTGCACCGACAAGCAGATCATCTGCTCCGTGTGCGCTTCATCCGAGCACTTCGGGCACACCTTCGGCTCtgtggtggaggagaggaggcggAAACAG AAGGAGCTGAATATCATGCAAATAAAATCCAAGCTGATACttcagaaagaagaaaataaattgaagaAAATGGAGAACACTCTGGAACATATTCAG GAGGAggtgagagaaacacaggacTACTGTGAAAGTGTCTTGGTCGGCGTCATTGACTGCCTCCAGAGACATTACATGTTGGTGAGGGAGCGGATCAAAGGTCCAGAGACAGAGGCTCAGAGCTCCTTACAAACACTGCAGCTGAAGATGAAGGAACTGAAGAAGAGAGACGCTGAGCTCCATCAATTCGCTCAGACTGAAAACGATGTCCGTTTCTTGAAG AAATGGCCCTCCCTGCAGTGTCTTTGTGAAAAGtatcttcttcatcctcttcagGAGGTTTCAGAGGATCCACTTCTCCCCTTTGAGTTTACAAAAAGAGCCGTGGAACAGCTAGGGAAGCAGCTGCAGGATATCTGTGACAAGGAATTCGCCTCAATCTTTCAAACTg ctggtggtgAAGAGCAGCAGCAATCAGGAG GTGTCCCTGGAGTTAACACTGAGCTGAACGAGGAGCCCAAAACCAGAGCTGACTTCCTGCAGT ATGCTTGTAGAATCAGGCTTGATTGCAACACAGCACATGAGGACCTGATCCTCTCTGCAGGAGACACAGAGGTGAGGCTGAGCTCTCCAAAGAGTAAGAGCCCGGCTCGTTCCCCATATAGGTTCATCCACCGCCGGCAGGTGCTGTGCAGGGAGGGGCTGCAGGCCGAGCGCTGCTACTATGAGGTGGAGGTGGAAGGAGACAAGGCTGAGATCGCTCTCGCATACAGCAGGATATACAGGAAGTCTCTCACCCTTCAGTCAGCTTTTGGGGCAAATGCAAATTCGTGGAGTCTTGATCGCTCGACAAACTACTCAGTGAGCCACAGAGCTAACAGCATCCAGCTCACGTCATTACCGAGTCACCGCAAACTCGGAGTTTATCTGAAGTTTAGAGAGGGAACTCTTGCTTTCTACGAGGTATCAGACACTATGAAGTTTCTATACAAGGTGCAGGCTGAGTTCACAGACCCTCTGTATCCGGGCTTCTGGCTCGGAGAGAGATGTTGCATCAAGATCTGTGATCTGGGATTGTGA